In the genome of Carya illinoinensis cultivar Pawnee chromosome 13, C.illinoinensisPawnee_v1, whole genome shotgun sequence, the window ttttacattttaaattctcagcaaaattttatttataactcatatattaagcaaaaacatttaaataaacTGTGTACTAATATCTAGATAacaaaaatcttttataaacattattattaaattttgagtcattattaatgtataaattaaaaaaataaatttaacaccattttaaattttatttgtttatatttttaattcttaatataattttatataaaattcatatatgaattgaaacaatttaaatgaagtatatgctaatagttaaataatgaaatgtttttataaacattatcattaaatttacaataattataattattaatgtatgaattaaaacaaataaaattttacaacatttcaaaatttttttgatgttttaaattcttaatatacTTTTATGTAGAATTGATATAttaagtagaaaaatttaaaacttaaatttaagaggaaaaacattttaaatttttaataaaattttatttaaaatttagacattaagtgaaaaaatttaaacgaactatatactaataatacataagtaatgaaatttttttataaatattattattaaatctgTAATTAATcatcaatatataaatcaagagaaataaaattttacaacatttttaatgtaatttcgtattttaaattgttaataaaactatagtaaaattgaaatattaagtgaaaaaatttagaTCAAAACCGCACCGTTTTAAGCAGGTGCCACTTTCCACAACAAAAATGATGCCGTTTAAACCCCTTCAACCCATCCCGTCCCTATccaaaacggtgccgttttgaGACCACCAAAACCCTAACTATAAAAACAACATAAACACATCTCTCTCCCTTCCAGATTTTTCTTCCTtgcccccttctctctctctgtttctctcgctctctctcctcTGTTTCTTCCTCCCCGCCCCACCTTCTTATCCTcctcttacattttttttttctttgtttcttttcctttgtgtTTAGatgtttgtttcattttttctctGATTGCTTTgcccatttttttttccctcgaGATTCTCCTTCCCCACTCCCCCTTTcgttctctctctgtttctacTTCCACGTGCCCCCCCTCTTCTTTTCCTGCTTTTAcatattgttttgtttggtttttgttttttttttttttttgtcctttgaTTTCAGATCTGTGGTTGATTTGCTGTATAAAATGGCATTTTGTGGGTCTTGCcgatttttttgtttgtgtttgGGATCTTCTTGTGGGTTGAAAGTTGGGATTTTTTTTCGTCATTTTGGGATGGTTTCGATGGGTTCTTGCGAGGGtttggttggttgattatttttgtttgcattTTTTAGGGATTTCTTTGTGAGTTTTTCCGATTGTTTTGTTGCGGTAGTTGATGATGCCTTGGCAGTGTTCTTGATGTTTTTCTTGTCTTCTTGGAGTGTTTTTTGAGATGGCTTTGAATGTTCTTCCAgagttttctttttagttttcatCCCGTGGTTGATGATgaacttctcttttttttttttttttttttttcatttcctttaaaatatttcctttaaagTATTTGTTTgcggattttatttttatttttattttttgttatttttcgtTTGTTCTCTAATGTTGCGCTTGTTCTTATACAtttgcaaaattttattttttcttgcgtttcaaatgtagaatttttttttttttttttttttttgcgctTGACTTGATCTACTTTTCAGATCTATATGAGATTTGTATTTTTCAGATCTGtataataaaagttttttttttttgctagcgtttcatttctgctttttttttttttgtggttgtTCTGCGTTTGATGTATACTACGTttcatttcttctatttttgtcCTTGTGCTTCATGTACACTACGTTTGTTGTCTTTGTgtttcattttttccatttttttttcttgttaagtTTTGTAATCTTTATGGGGGTGTTCTgatttcatatatttgtaatGTTTCCCCTGTTTGATCTTATTTCAATTGCAAAACTTGAACcttcaagttctttttttttttttttttttttgctatctGTGTTCAtatgcatatcatctaatcaaaagatgcattttttttttttttgctatctgtgttcatatcttttttttttttttcgattcaagtttattttttttttgctatctatgttcatatgtttttttttttttttttttttgttttcgattcaagtttattttttttgttgggtttcatttgttctactttttgtttcttgctctTCGAATTTTGATTTATATGACTTTTGTACTTTTCACATCTATAGAACAAAAAATTCCACTTGCTTTCTGTTTTCCTATACGAGCAAATCAGAAGATGCAATTTGTATGataatgtttgatttttttgctgCGATGCATATGTATATCATCTAATTAGTTACTGTAACAAATTCATTCATTCAATATAATTCATTCTTACAGTACTGAGAGAAAGAATAGTAACATACCTACAACTGCTGAGATTTACATTCGCGAGTAACTTGCTCcaacgtatttttttttttttgaagctaGAATACAGACAGCACAGAATGTAAGATATAGAAtggaacaaatattaatatttaaatttcagTCAGATTCAATTTGTCAAACAAAGTGATAAGTTTTAACCGTAAAAAGACATTAACATTAAGGCGGCTAAGCAAAACGGCACTAAGAACAACGAACTGAAGAATAAAATTAAGGGGTAAAACTGGAAattaaacagaaaaaagttaatGAGTCGGTAGAAAGatataaagaacaaaataacTGTCGGTAAAATGAAAGGAGAACGTAAACGGCTATAATTGTCAAACAAAACCAaggataaaataagaaaaaaatagttagacaaaaatacTGTTGTTAACCGATTCgcactttatatattagtatagatataatttatttcattaaaatatagCAACGTAAATAAATTTCCAGTTGAACGCAACCAACTCTACTAACTCGAAAGTGTTGATCGCCACTGCCTCCTACCACCGCAAGCCCCCTAATCTCACTTGTCACAATCCCTCTCTCCCTACTTCCTCTGCTGCCGCCTCCTTTCGCTTCCCCTTTTTCTTAGTTCTACGCCTTTTACTAAGGCCTTTCAATCTCTCCAGCACAGGAACCATTTCGGACGAGGAGCACCCACTTCGTCCAAGTCCGACGTCGCAGCTTGCAAAACCTATCCCTTCCCAGGCCGTTACCATTCATACGAACGGTCATTATCATCAAGTGCAGCCCTTGCAAGGTGTCCTTTTCTTCTATATCTTCATCCATCATCCCGCAAGGGAAGGTCTTCATGCGTTTTACTGGAATTCCTCCACTTCCTGTAAAAGTCATTTACTATTTCACACGATTCTAGTTTTGGCTGGCATTTTCACAAACATCTGGGGGGATACCACATTTTCGCGATCCTCTCACTACTCAACTGCTTAAGGTGCAACATTTGATACGTTGATGGCCACCACAAGACTTGTTAAACTCGCTTCCGGTTTTTTGGATGAATTGCCTGCTTATTTGTCGTGGAGAGTCATCAATTGTTGGTCCAAGAATCAGTATCGATTTATGACCAGCAGTAAGCGTGTACAAGACCGAAGCAAGAACAAACGGGTGCACGACTTGGAAATCGTAACCGAGAAGTGGAAGATAGCCAACAAGGTTCTCTTCTTAATGGAGATTCTAAAGAAAGAGCCTGAGATGATCATTCCCGTCCGATCACTGTACCAGTACCGCAGGCAGATCAACCTCCCAAAGCCCCACAAGATCTCAGATTTCATTCGCAAATCCCCGAAACTCTTCGAAGCCTACAAGGATCGAAACGGCGTGTTATGGTGCGGAATGACCAAGCGAGCCGAGGACCTGGTGGAAGAGGAGGAGAGGATAATCGATGAGCACGAAGACAAGGCGGCTGAGCATGTGACGAGGTTTCTAATGATGTCGGTGGATAAACGGCTTCGTTTGGATAAAATTGCTCATTTTAGACGAGACTTTGGCTTGCCAATTGATTTTCGTTGCACCTGGGTGCACAAATATCCTCAGTACTTCAAGGTGGTTAAATGCAACGACGATGAGATTGAGCATTTGGAACTTGTTTCTTGGAACCCAGCTTGGGCTGTTACGGAGTTGGAGAAGAAGGCAATGGGGATGAGTGAAGTTAACAACTATGCTCATACCCCTGGATTACTTTCGCTTCCTTTTCCTTTGAAGTTCCCTCCCAATTACAAGAAAGTGTATAGATATGGAGGAAAGATTGATCACTTTCAAAAGAGGTCTTATCTGTCCCCATACGCCGATGCCCGGGAACTCAAACCCGGATCACTAGAGTTTGATAAGAGGGCGGTAGCCATCATGCATGAGCTGCTTAGCTTTACAGTTGAGAAGAGATTGGTGACTGATCATCTTACGCATTTTCGCCAGGAGCTTGTGATGCCCCAGAAGTTGATGAGACTTCTTTTGAAGCATTTTGGGATTTTCTATGTCTCGGAGAGGGGGAAGAGGTTCAGTGTCTTCTTGAAGGAGGCGTTTGAAGGCTCGGAGCTCATCGAGAAAGGGCCATTTGTGCTTTGGAAGGAAAAGCTCCTGGGTCTTGCTGGTTacagaggaaagaagaagaaaattcaaaCGGCAAGTGACATGTCAGACATGGGAgatgacgatgatgatgatggcttgTTTGAGAACGATTCTGAGAATGAAAACATTGAAATACAGCTTGAACAAGAAGAAGATAATAGCGCTGGCAGATGGGTGGAGGATGCTCTTCTAAGAGATAACGATGAGATGGAGATTGGAGACGTTAGCTGTGCATacgaggatgcttgaggtcaatatatttttgttcacaatttatttaagaaaaaagaagataacaTCTTTGTTAAATAGAGTACGATAGACCTCATTCTAACCTGGATTGGAAAAAATGCACTCTGCATTCGATTATGAGGTACTAGTTATTAGTGGAAGAGTCGCAGTTTAGTTGAAAACAGgttttaatgaaaaagaaaagttggAAGTTCGTCCATTGATTTCCAAGTCTTCAAAGCATAAATCAATCATTTTGTTCTATTCATAGACGCAAAATAAGGCAAGGAGGAACCGATTTCCATAAAACTTCAAAATGATGTCTAAAACTGTTCTATACATGCAATCCCACTATCGACGACGTTTAGGTGATCAGTGATTCAAGTTAAgaaattcatatcatttttattttctgaaattcgACTTTGATTTTTCGAGGCATAACCTTAACCAATAGTATTAGTTTGTGAGCTTAGTATGTATGGACATCCATTCGGTTTTCTAGTGATTGATCAGGACGACAGGAACCATACTTAAAAAGCTTCGTTCTTTTAAGGTTTTGTTGTGGCTTAACTGCATGCATACCAGTGCCCAAGCTCACTCTGTCTCTCTCGtatgcattttttgtttttcaagtcTTCAAAATAAATGAGAGGTTAAAAGGAATCAAGCAAAGGATTCTTTGATGCTTTCTTTCACTAAAAGCTTATCCACCAACAATATAATCGACACCACAGCATCATAAGAACCAACACCAACATGAAATCCACTCACATTTTTTTAggtcttccttttcttttcttttttctttcattttattcattAGAACTCCTTTCCCTCACTCACTACAGAGAAGGAAAAGATACAAACCGTCTGGGTAAACTAAAAAGATCTTTCCCTTCGAAGGGGGAAGTCCACTCCCTAGAACCAGCAGCAGATGATGCATCAGCAGTGACCACTCCACCATCCTGCAACCCTGCTCTGAGCAGACCATTTGTATTAGGCACTGATCTCATAGATGGCTGAGCATTCACTCCAGAAGTATTTGAATCGTGTGTGTTGTTCCTTGAAAATGGAGGCAGCCCTAGCCACAATCCATTGGGACTCGGTGAAGACACACCTCTATCCAAAGTCCAATCTATGTTGGTGTAATCTAAGTGTGACATCAAGCCACCTGTGTTCCAATCTACAGGAGATGATGCCCCCGATGAGCTGGATGAACCCAAACCAGAGAAGAGTCCAAGGGAAGAAGCAGCAACAAGGGTAGGAGATGCAACTGTTCTACTCCATAAACCATTCCCTCTACTGGGTCCAGGGGAATCTCCTGGGCTGTGGCCGGGGAAAAACTGTTGTTGTTGCTGATATTGAAGTTGGTGGTACATCTGCAAGTTCTGATTGTTTGCACTGAGGCTTATAGTGCTAGGAATTTGTTGCAAAAAGGCACTAGATTTCATAACTTCAACACCATTAGCAGGATACCAACTGGTGGCTGTTCCTGGGGGTGATGAGCTCATGCTACTGATTGACCCCTGTTTTGTATTGAGAGATTGGGGTCGCTGCATCATTTTAACTGGTTCCCTCACTGTTCCACCCTGAAGGTTCTTAAATTCAGTTCCAACGGCCACATAACGGGTTTCAGCCTTTGCTGGTGACGTCAACAACTGCATAGATGATGCCAAAGAATAGGAAGCTGAAGGATTTGAGCCAGCACTTGACCACTTTTTCTCAGTTGGGATAGCAGTTTGTTGGGGTTTTGGCCATTCCAACTTAGGTTGACTTCTCTTCGAAGGCTGCAGCAAATTTTTGCTCCCAGGCTCTGAAACATGAACTGCTGTTTTTGTGTAGTTAAAATCCTTTTCATCCTTTTTATGTTGTATTGTAGGAGAATTTGGTTTCATTTGCGGCCTTGAGTTCATGGAGGCAACTGAAAGCTTGCCATTACTAACAGTTGGAGGATCACCATTTTCTTCTGGTTTAGGTGGAGCAGATGATGGCTCTTGCTTCATTAGTTTTATAGTTTCTTCCGCCTTCTCAAGATCACCCTCACAGGCAACGACAGCTCTTTCTACTTCTGGTTTTGAGCACTTGTACCTTGTTTCAATATCTGCAATCTCGGCAAGCTCTTCTGATATGTCAATTTTCAGATTACTCCCAGCAAGGTTTTGATCCATGTGCTTTTCTGCTTCTTCACCACCTTCAAACAGCCAATTAACTGACTGCTctacttttccttcattcattaTGAGGGCCATTGTCGCCCGCTCATGTGGAAATCCCATTTGCACAATCTGTTGAGCAAGCAATTCAAGCTTTCTTGACATGAGATAGCCAGTA includes:
- the LOC122291221 gene encoding uncharacterized protein LOC122291221; the encoded protein is MSPASKSKSKDKKASKETQKASAKSSGPANATSGIPASAYNPQLGTFHTLEVPPTSSASPLQTNGRFQNIDETDEHPGGLLVAGVEYDSVSNNGSWSGESEDHKEKMANPPVRQETIIPGADGDKREKIRQKNERKHQRQKEKRAQELHERCTGYLMSRKLELLAQQIVQMGFPHERATMALIMNEGKVEQSVNWLFEGGEEAEKHMDQNLAGSNLKIDISEELAEIADIETRYKCSKPEVERAVVACEGDLEKAEETIKLMKQEPSSAPPKPEENGDPPTVSNGKLSVASMNSRPQMKPNSPTIQHKKDEKDFNYTKTAVHVSEPGSKNLLQPSKRSQPKLEWPKPQQTAIPTEKKWSSAGSNPSASYSLASSMQLLTSPAKAETRYVAVGTEFKNLQGGTVREPVKMMQRPQSLNTKQGSISSMSSSPPGTATSWYPANGVEVMKSSAFLQQIPSTISLSANNQNLQMYHQLQYQQQQQFFPGHSPGDSPGPSRGNGLWSRTVASPTLVAASSLGLFSGLGSSSSSGASSPVDWNTGGLMSHLDYTNIDWTLDRGVSSPSPNGLWLGLPPFSRNNTHDSNTSGVNAQPSMRSVPNTNGLLRAGLQDGGVVTADASSAAGSREWTSPFEGKDLFSLPRRFVSFPSL
- the LOC122291223 gene encoding protein WHAT'S THIS FACTOR 1 homolog, chloroplastic, translated to MATTRLVKLASGFLDELPAYLSWRVINCWSKNQYRFMTSSKRVQDRSKNKRVHDLEIVTEKWKIANKVLFLMEILKKEPEMIIPVRSLYQYRRQINLPKPHKISDFIRKSPKLFEAYKDRNGVLWCGMTKRAEDLVEEEERIIDEHEDKAAEHVTRFLMMSVDKRLRLDKIAHFRRDFGLPIDFRCTWVHKYPQYFKVVKCNDDEIEHLELVSWNPAWAVTELEKKAMGMSEVNNYAHTPGLLSLPFPLKFPPNYKKVYRYGGKIDHFQKRSYLSPYADARELKPGSLEFDKRAVAIMHELLSFTVEKRLVTDHLTHFRQELVMPQKLMRLLLKHFGIFYVSERGKRFSVFLKEAFEGSELIEKGPFVLWKEKLLGLAGYRGKKKKIQTASDMSDMGDDDDDDGLFENDSENENIEIQLEQEEDNSAGRWVEDALLRDNDEMEIGDVSCAYEDA